In one window of Polaromonas naphthalenivorans CJ2 DNA:
- a CDS encoding D-alanine--D-alanine ligase, with protein MSPNPSSFGKVAVLMGGRSAEREISLMSGSGVVQALRSQGIDAHAFDPAERDLGELKTGGFARCFIALHGRFGEDGTVQGALELLGIPYTGSGVMASSMAIDKVMTKRLLLSESLPTPRYVLLRRGGYSPAQVDAIVDTLGLPLIVKPAREGSSLGLSKVTERAAMAAAVALAEKMDADILCEQFISGDEVTCPVLGTGEQARALPVIRIVAPEGNYDYQNKYFTDTTQYLVPCGLPAGEEAAIQQLVLQAFRTLNCRGWARADVMIDQATRKPYLLEINTSPGMTGHSLVPMSARAAGISYEALCVEVLKTALLDHQPRDGSLP; from the coding sequence ATGAGCCCGAATCCCTCCAGTTTTGGCAAGGTCGCCGTCCTCATGGGCGGGCGCTCCGCCGAGCGTGAAATTTCGCTGATGTCAGGAAGCGGCGTGGTGCAGGCGCTGCGCTCGCAAGGCATTGATGCCCATGCCTTCGATCCGGCCGAGCGCGACCTGGGCGAGCTGAAAACGGGCGGCTTTGCGCGCTGTTTCATCGCGCTGCATGGCCGCTTCGGCGAAGACGGCACGGTGCAGGGCGCGCTCGAACTGCTCGGCATTCCCTACACCGGCTCGGGCGTCATGGCGTCGAGCATGGCGATTGACAAGGTCATGACCAAGCGCCTGCTGCTGTCCGAAAGCCTGCCCACGCCGCGCTATGTGCTGCTGCGCCGGGGCGGCTATAGCCCGGCACAGGTCGATGCCATCGTCGATACGCTGGGCTTGCCGCTGATCGTCAAGCCCGCGCGCGAAGGCTCATCGCTGGGCCTGAGCAAGGTCACCGAACGAGCTGCCATGGCCGCAGCCGTCGCGCTGGCCGAAAAGATGGATGCCGACATTCTCTGCGAGCAGTTCATCAGCGGCGACGAAGTGACCTGCCCGGTGCTGGGCACCGGCGAGCAGGCGCGGGCGCTGCCGGTGATCCGCATCGTGGCGCCCGAGGGCAACTACGACTACCAGAACAAATACTTCACCGACACCACGCAATACCTGGTGCCCTGCGGGCTGCCCGCCGGCGAGGAAGCCGCCATCCAGCAACTGGTGCTGCAGGCCTTTCGCACGCTCAACTGCCGTGGCTGGGCACGCGCCGATGTGATGATCGACCAGGCCACGCGCAAGCCCTACCTGCTGGAGATCAATACCTCGCCCGGCATGACCGGGCACTCGCTGGTGCCGATGTCCGCACGGGCGGCCGGCATTTCCTATGAAGCGCTGTGCGTTGAAGTGCTGAAAACCGCATTGCTCGACCACCAGCCCCGGGATGGAAGCCTGCCGTGA
- the ftsZ gene encoding cell division protein FtsZ: MTIEMIEIQEFNQGTQIKVIGVGGGGGNAVGHMIHCGVQGVEFICANTDAQALNRGSAHKNIQLGSSGLGAGSKPEKGRDAAELAVEDIRSAISGAHMLFITAGMGGGTGTGAAPVIARVAKEMGILTVGVVTKPFDFEGGRRMTNADIGLAELEANVDSLIVVLNEKLLEVLGDDVTQDEAFAHANDVLKNAVGGIAEIINVPGHVNVDFEDVRTVMGEPGKAMMGTARASGPDRARIAAEQAVACPLLEGIDLSGAKGVLVLISAAKGSLKLNESKLAMNTVRAYASPDAHVIYGTAYDDELGEDIRVTVVATGLSRQGQEARGNVAPLQVLRGAGQNAAGVPGLKQPDYGNMARPSVWGSNRTQAAAKIDALASGGMDDFEIPAFLRRQAD, from the coding sequence ATGACTATAGAAATGATTGAAATCCAGGAGTTCAACCAGGGCACGCAAATCAAGGTGATCGGGGTCGGCGGCGGCGGCGGCAACGCGGTCGGCCACATGATTCACTGCGGTGTGCAGGGCGTTGAATTCATCTGCGCCAACACCGACGCGCAAGCACTGAACCGCGGCAGCGCGCACAAGAACATCCAGCTGGGCTCCAGCGGGCTGGGCGCCGGCAGCAAGCCCGAAAAAGGGCGTGACGCGGCCGAGCTGGCCGTCGAGGACATCCGCAGCGCCATCAGCGGCGCGCACATGCTCTTCATCACCGCCGGCATGGGCGGCGGCACCGGCACCGGCGCTGCCCCGGTGATTGCGCGCGTGGCCAAGGAAATGGGCATTTTGACCGTCGGCGTGGTGACCAAGCCGTTCGACTTCGAGGGTGGCCGCCGCATGACCAATGCCGACATCGGCCTGGCCGAACTGGAAGCCAACGTCGATTCGCTGATCGTGGTGCTCAACGAAAAGCTGCTCGAAGTGCTGGGCGACGACGTGACGCAGGACGAGGCTTTCGCGCATGCCAACGACGTGCTGAAAAACGCCGTTGGCGGCATCGCCGAAATCATCAATGTGCCTGGCCATGTCAATGTTGACTTCGAAGACGTGCGCACCGTCATGGGCGAGCCCGGCAAGGCCATGATGGGAACGGCCCGGGCCAGCGGCCCCGACCGCGCCCGCATCGCCGCCGAGCAGGCCGTGGCCTGCCCCTTGCTCGAAGGCATCGACCTGTCGGGCGCCAAGGGCGTGCTGGTGCTGATCTCGGCGGCCAAGGGTTCGCTCAAGCTGAACGAATCCAAGCTGGCCATGAACACCGTTCGCGCCTACGCATCGCCCGATGCGCATGTGATCTACGGCACGGCCTACGACGACGAGCTGGGCGAGGACATCCGTGTCACCGTGGTGGCGACCGGCCTGAGCCGCCAGGGCCAGGAAGCTCGCGGCAACGTCGCGCCGCTGCAGGTGCTTCGCGGCGCCGGCCAGAACGCCGCTGGCGTGCCGGGCCTGAAGCAGCCCGATTACGGCAACATGGCCCGGCCCAGCGTGTGGGGAAGCAACCGCACCCAGGCGGCCGCCAAGATTGATGCGCTGGCGTCAGGCGGCATGGATGACTTTGAAATTCCTGCCTTCCTGCGCCGCCAGGCCGACTGA
- a CDS encoding cell division protein FtsQ/DivIB, which translates to MPLPVPLPPDVRLMNTVSVLLCLGFAAMVLSLGMAWLVHQPAFNLSAIRVGGELTHNNAVTLRANVAPKLAGNFLTVDLEATREAFETVPWVRRAVVQREFPNRLKVVLYEHKAVAYWGPEGDARLVNNQGEVFEANPGDVETEELPLLSGPKGQAPQVLQAYQTLLPLFEEMDAVLEQLQLSELGNWRAQLDSGAVIELGHGSLAEVQARTRRFIDTVTQVASRFGRDVESADLRYGSGYALKLRGVTTGEIGDKDEKKKKR; encoded by the coding sequence ATGCCACTGCCAGTACCCCTGCCGCCAGACGTCAGGCTCATGAACACCGTGTCGGTGCTTCTGTGCCTGGGTTTTGCCGCCATGGTGCTGTCGCTGGGCATGGCCTGGCTGGTACACCAGCCGGCATTCAACCTGAGCGCCATCCGGGTCGGCGGTGAACTGACGCACAACAACGCCGTCACCCTGCGTGCCAACGTGGCGCCCAAGCTGGCTGGCAATTTCCTCACGGTCGATCTGGAAGCGACTCGCGAAGCCTTCGAGACCGTGCCCTGGGTTCGCCGGGCCGTGGTGCAGCGCGAATTTCCAAATCGCCTGAAGGTCGTGCTTTATGAGCACAAGGCCGTGGCCTACTGGGGGCCGGAAGGCGATGCCCGGCTGGTCAACAACCAGGGTGAAGTGTTCGAGGCCAACCCGGGCGACGTCGAAACCGAGGAGTTGCCGCTGCTCAGCGGACCCAAGGGTCAGGCGCCGCAGGTGTTGCAGGCTTATCAGACGCTCCTTCCCCTGTTTGAAGAGATGGATGCGGTGCTGGAGCAGTTGCAGCTGAGTGAGCTGGGCAACTGGCGCGCGCAACTCGACAGCGGCGCCGTGATTGAACTGGGGCATGGCTCGCTGGCTGAAGTCCAGGCGCGTACACGGCGGTTTATTGACACGGTGACGCAGGTGGCGTCCCGGTTTGGACGCGATGTGGAGTCAGCCGACCTGCGTTACGGCAGCGGCTATGCGCTCAAGCTCCGAGGCGTCACCACCGGCGAGATCGGTGACAAAGACGAGAAAAAAAAGAAAAGGTAA
- the ftsA gene encoding cell division protein FtsA, translating to MAKEYKDLVVGLDIGTSKIMVVVAEVMPGGQLKLAGLGIAASQGLKRGVVVNIDATVHSIQQALKEAELMADCKIGRVFTGITGSHIRGINSSGMVAVKDKEVTQADVTRVIETAKAINISTDQRLLLVEPQEFVIDGQDVREPIGMSGLRLEAKVHIVTGAQSAAENIIKCVRRCGLEVDQLMLNPLASSQSVLTQDEQELGVAMVDIGAGTTDVAIFTGGAIRHTAVIPIAGDLITSDIAMALRTPTKDAEDIKVENGCAKQLLADPDTQVEVPGLGDRGPRMLSKQALAGVIEPRVEEIYLLVQQVIRESGYEEVLSSGIVITGGSAMMPGMIELGEDIFLKPVRRGLPRYSGALSDMVAQTRAATVMGLLEEARLARIRGFKVSQKAGSMHSAFGRVKDWFVGNF from the coding sequence ATGGCCAAAGAATACAAAGATCTGGTGGTAGGGCTGGACATCGGGACGAGCAAGATCATGGTCGTGGTCGCCGAAGTCATGCCCGGCGGCCAGCTCAAGCTGGCCGGCCTGGGAATTGCCGCCAGCCAGGGTCTTAAACGCGGCGTGGTGGTCAACATCGACGCCACCGTGCATAGCATCCAGCAGGCCCTCAAGGAGGCCGAACTCATGGCCGACTGCAAGATCGGCCGCGTCTTCACCGGCATCACCGGCAGCCATATCCGGGGCATCAATTCCAGCGGCATGGTGGCGGTGAAGGACAAGGAAGTCACGCAGGCCGATGTGACCCGTGTCATCGAAACCGCCAAGGCCATCAACATCTCGACCGACCAGCGTCTGCTGCTGGTCGAGCCGCAGGAATTCGTGATCGACGGCCAGGATGTGCGCGAGCCCATCGGCATGAGCGGACTGCGCCTGGAGGCCAAGGTGCATATCGTGACCGGCGCCCAAAGCGCGGCTGAAAACATCATCAAGTGCGTGCGCCGCTGCGGCCTGGAAGTGGACCAGCTGATGCTCAACCCGCTGGCGTCCAGCCAGTCGGTGCTGACGCAGGACGAGCAGGAACTGGGCGTGGCGATGGTCGATATCGGCGCCGGCACCACCGACGTGGCGATTTTTACCGGCGGCGCCATCCGGCACACCGCCGTGATCCCGATTGCCGGCGACCTGATCACCAGCGACATCGCCATGGCGCTGCGCACGCCCACCAAGGACGCCGAGGACATCAAGGTTGAAAACGGTTGCGCCAAACAGCTGCTGGCCGACCCCGACACCCAGGTCGAAGTGCCGGGCCTGGGCGACCGCGGCCCACGCATGCTGAGCAAGCAGGCGCTGGCCGGCGTGATTGAGCCGCGTGTCGAGGAAATTTACCTGCTGGTGCAGCAGGTGATCCGTGAATCAGGCTATGAAGAGGTGCTGTCCTCGGGCATCGTCATCACCGGCGGCAGCGCGATGATGCCTGGCATGATCGAACTCGGCGAAGACATTTTTCTCAAGCCGGTGCGGCGCGGCCTGCCGCGCTATTCCGGTGCGCTGTCGGACATGGTGGCCCAGACCCGGGCGGCCACTGTGATGGGGTTGCTTGAAGAAGCCCGGCTGGCCCGCATTCGCGGTTTCAAGGTGTCACAAAAAGCCGGCAGCATGCACAGCGCCTTTGGCCGGGTCAAAGACTGGTTCGTGGGGAACTTCTGA
- the ftsW gene encoding putative lipid II flippase FtsW produces MTAKTRPSNWRSGWFSGFGKAASDALPVRLGGRSLPVKLATPVRLAGLDWALVWVTVALLLSGLVMVYSASVAMPDNPKFARYAHTFFLTRHVFSLVMAALAAYLAFQIPMSTWEKYAPWLFLASLALLVLVLVPFIGKGVNGARRWIPLGFMNFQPSELAKFAVLLYAANYMVRKMEVKERFFRAVLPMAFAVGIVGVLLLAEPDMGAFMVISVIAMGILFLGGVNARMFFVISAVVVVAFGMMVMLSEWRRERIFAYMDPWNEKYSMGKGYQLSHSLIAFGRGEIFGVGLGGSIEKLHWLPEAHTDFLMAVIGEEFGLIGVLVVIGLFLWMIRRIIHIGRQSIALDRLFSGLVAQGVGIWMGFQTFINIGVNLGALPTKGLTLPLMSYGGSAIVMNLIALGVVLRIDYENRVLMRGGRV; encoded by the coding sequence GATGCCTTGCCGGTCCGCCTGGGCGGTCGCAGCCTTCCTGTCAAGCTGGCAACGCCGGTTCGCCTGGCAGGACTGGACTGGGCGCTGGTCTGGGTCACGGTGGCCTTGCTGCTGTCGGGACTGGTCATGGTGTATTCGGCCTCGGTGGCCATGCCTGACAACCCCAAGTTTGCGCGCTATGCCCATACCTTTTTCCTGACACGGCATGTGTTTTCGCTGGTCATGGCTGCGCTCGCCGCCTATCTGGCGTTTCAGATACCGATGTCAACCTGGGAAAAATACGCTCCCTGGCTGTTTCTGGCTTCCCTGGCGCTGCTGGTGCTGGTGCTGGTTCCCTTTATCGGCAAGGGCGTCAATGGCGCGCGGCGCTGGATTCCCCTGGGGTTCATGAACTTCCAGCCCTCGGAACTGGCGAAATTCGCCGTGCTTCTGTATGCCGCCAATTACATGGTGCGCAAGATGGAAGTCAAGGAACGCTTCTTTCGCGCCGTGCTGCCGATGGCTTTTGCGGTCGGCATCGTCGGCGTGCTTCTGCTGGCCGAACCTGACATGGGTGCTTTCATGGTGATTTCGGTCATTGCCATGGGGATTCTTTTTCTGGGCGGTGTCAATGCCCGGATGTTCTTTGTCATTTCAGCCGTGGTGGTGGTGGCTTTTGGCATGATGGTGATGCTCAGTGAATGGCGGCGCGAGCGGATTTTTGCCTACATGGACCCGTGGAACGAAAAATACTCCATGGGCAAGGGCTACCAGCTGTCACACTCGCTGATTGCCTTTGGCCGGGGTGAAATCTTTGGCGTTGGCTTGGGCGGCAGCATCGAAAAACTCCACTGGCTGCCTGAAGCGCATACCGACTTCCTGATGGCCGTGATCGGCGAAGAGTTTGGCCTCATTGGCGTGCTGGTGGTGATTGGCCTGTTCCTGTGGATGATTCGCCGCATCATCCACATTGGCCGCCAGTCCATCGCGCTTGACCGGCTGTTCTCTGGGCTGGTGGCCCAGGGTGTCGGCATCTGGATGGGTTTTCAGACCTTCATCAACATCGGCGTGAACCTGGGTGCCTTGCCCACCAAGGGCCTGACGCTGCCGCTGATGAGCTACGGCGGATCGGCCATCGTGATGAACCTGATTGCGCTGGGTGTGGTGCTCAGGATCGACTACGAGAACCGCGTTCTGATGCGCGGAGGCCGCGTATGA
- the murC gene encoding UDP-N-acetylmuramate--L-alanine ligase, translating into MKHAIKHIHFIGLGGAGMSGIAEVLHNLGYVISGSDLSDSATLQRLAGLGIQTFVGHAAANLVDVDAVVTSTAVHADNPEVLAAREKHIPVVPRALMLAELMRFKQGIAIAGTHGKTTTTSLVASVLAEGGLDPTFVIGGRLNSAGANAKLGSGDYIVVEADESDASFLNLLPVMAVVTNIDADHMETYGHDFGNLKKAFVDFLRRMPFYGTAILCTDDPVVRQIVPEMSCPITSYGLNEEAQVRAINVRAVGAQMHFTAQRRNGVKLPDLDVVLNLAGQHNVLNALAAIAVAVELNVPDAAVQKALSDFTGVGRRFQSYGELPARDGGRFTVIEDYGHHPVEVAATLSAARGAFPGRRLVLAFQPHRYSRTRDCFEDFVKVISSHADAVLLAEVYAAGETPIVAADGRSLARALRVAGKVEPVFVDSIHDMPQAIVDAAQDGDIVMCMGAGSIGLVPAKVVAMLQFQEVNVLEGQCA; encoded by the coding sequence ATGAAACACGCCATCAAGCACATCCATTTCATCGGCCTGGGCGGCGCGGGCATGTCCGGCATTGCCGAAGTCCTGCACAACCTGGGCTATGTCATCTCCGGCTCTGACCTGTCCGACAGCGCCACGCTGCAGCGCCTGGCCGGCCTGGGCATCCAGACCTTTGTTGGCCATGCCGCAGCCAACCTGGTCGATGTCGATGCGGTGGTGACTTCCACGGCGGTGCATGCCGACAACCCCGAAGTGCTGGCCGCGCGCGAAAAACACATTCCCGTGGTGCCGCGCGCGCTGATGCTGGCCGAGCTGATGCGCTTCAAGCAGGGCATTGCGATTGCCGGAACCCATGGCAAAACCACCACCACCAGCCTGGTGGCCAGCGTGCTGGCCGAAGGCGGCCTGGACCCGACCTTCGTGATCGGTGGCCGGCTCAACAGCGCCGGCGCCAATGCCAAGCTGGGTTCGGGCGACTACATCGTGGTCGAGGCCGATGAGTCGGATGCATCCTTCCTGAACCTGCTGCCCGTCATGGCGGTGGTGACTAATATCGACGCTGACCACATGGAAACCTATGGGCACGACTTTGGCAATCTCAAGAAGGCCTTTGTCGATTTTCTGCGCCGCATGCCTTTCTACGGCACGGCGATCCTGTGCACCGATGACCCGGTGGTTCGCCAGATCGTTCCCGAGATGTCCTGCCCCATCACCAGCTATGGCTTGAACGAAGAAGCCCAGGTGCGCGCCATCAATGTGCGTGCCGTCGGTGCGCAAATGCATTTCACCGCGCAGCGGCGCAATGGCGTCAAGCTGCCCGACCTGGACGTGGTGCTTAATTTGGCCGGACAGCACAACGTGCTCAACGCCCTGGCAGCCATCGCCGTTGCGGTCGAGCTGAACGTGCCGGACGCCGCCGTGCAAAAGGCGCTTTCCGATTTCACCGGGGTGGGGCGGCGCTTCCAGAGCTACGGCGAACTGCCTGCCCGGGACGGCGGCCGGTTCACGGTGATTGAAGATTACGGCCATCACCCGGTAGAAGTCGCCGCCACGCTGTCGGCTGCGCGCGGTGCGTTTCCGGGGCGGCGGCTGGTGCTGGCTTTTCAGCCGCACCGCTACAGCCGCACCCGCGACTGTTTCGAGGATTTCGTCAAGGTGATCAGCAGCCATGCCGATGCGGTCCTGCTGGCCGAGGTGTATGCCGCCGGCGAAACGCCCATCGTGGCCGCCGACGGCCGCTCCCTGGCGCGTGCCCTGCGCGTGGCCGGCAAGGTCGAGCCGGTTTTCGTGGACAGCATCCATGACATGCCCCAGGCGATCGTGGATGCGGCGCAGGACGGCGACATCGTCATGTGCATGGGTGCCGGCTCCATCGGGCTGGTGCCGGCCAAGGTCGTTGCCATGCTGCAGTTTCAGGAAGTGAACGTGCTGGAAGGACAATGCGCATGA
- the murG gene encoding undecaprenyldiphospho-muramoylpentapeptide beta-N-acetylglucosaminyltransferase, which produces MSRQRCALVMAGGTGGHIFPGLAVAEALRERGWRVHWLGGKGSAARPSMESQLVPPRGFSFETIDFSGVRGKGPVTLALLPLRLLKAFWQSVQVIRRVKPDVVVGLGGYIAFPAGMMSVLLGKPLVLHEQNSVAGMVNKVLASVADRVFTAFPDVLKKAEWVGNPLRPAFTRQLDPAVRFAQRRGPLKLLVVGGSLGATALNELVPKALALIPAASRPQVIHQSGARQLEALRANYQAAGVNAELTPFIEDTAQAFADADLIICRAGASTVTEIAAVGAAALFVPFPSAVDDHQTVNAKFLVAHGGGWLVQQRDLTPSILATMLQKTERLALVQSALQAKTMQKIDATSHLVAACEELAP; this is translated from the coding sequence ATGAGCCGGCAGCGCTGCGCTCTGGTGATGGCCGGCGGGACCGGCGGCCATATCTTTCCCGGCCTGGCCGTGGCCGAAGCCTTGCGCGAGCGCGGCTGGCGCGTGCATTGGCTGGGCGGCAAGGGCAGCGCGGCCCGCCCCAGCATGGAAAGCCAGCTGGTACCGCCGCGCGGATTTTCCTTCGAAACCATCGACTTTTCCGGCGTGCGCGGCAAAGGTCCGGTCACGCTGGCGCTGTTGCCCCTGCGTCTTCTCAAGGCCTTCTGGCAGAGCGTGCAGGTCATCCGGCGCGTCAAGCCCGATGTGGTGGTGGGCCTGGGTGGGTACATCGCCTTTCCGGCCGGCATGATGAGCGTTCTGCTGGGCAAGCCGCTGGTGCTGCATGAGCAAAATTCGGTCGCCGGCATGGTCAACAAGGTGCTGGCCAGCGTGGCGGACCGTGTCTTTACCGCCTTTCCCGACGTGCTTAAAAAAGCCGAGTGGGTGGGCAATCCGCTGCGCCCGGCCTTTACCCGCCAGCTTGATCCGGCTGTCCGCTTTGCCCAGAGACGCGGGCCGCTCAAACTGCTGGTGGTCGGCGGCAGCCTGGGCGCTACCGCCCTGAATGAACTGGTTCCCAAGGCCCTGGCCCTGATTCCGGCGGCAAGCCGTCCGCAAGTCATCCATCAAAGCGGCGCCCGCCAGCTTGAAGCGCTGCGCGCCAACTACCAGGCCGCCGGTGTGAATGCCGAACTGACCCCTTTCATCGAAGACACCGCCCAGGCCTTTGCCGATGCCGACCTCATCATCTGCCGCGCGGGCGCCAGCACGGTGACCGAGATTGCCGCCGTTGGCGCTGCGGCGCTGTTCGTTCCCTTTCCCTCTGCCGTGGATGACCACCAGACCGTCAATGCGAAATTTCTGGTTGCGCATGGCGGCGGCTGGCTGGTGCAGCAGCGTGACCTTACCCCTTCAATCCTTGCCACAATGCTACAAAAAACAGAGCGCCTTGCGCTTGTGCAGTCTGCGCTACAAGCCAAAACCATGCAAAAAATCGATGCCACTTCCCATCTTGTCGCCGCCTGCGAGGAGCTTGCGCCATGA